From the Ralstonia wenshanensis genome, the window GCCGCGCATGGTGGTCTCCGACGCATCGCATACGTATCTGGCCGGTATCGAGCGGCAGCTTGAAGTGGCCCTGCAGAAGTAATCAAAAATCGCCGGAGCCGCCATGCCCCTCGCCCGCCCTCTTCGTTTGAGCTGCAGCCGCGTTGTTGCGGCGCTTGTGCTGGCCGCCTCCAGCGTTGCAGCGCACGCCGCTTCGGGCGATTGCTTCGAGCAAGCCGGCACCTATCAGGGCGTCAATCCAACGGTGCTGCGCGCGATCGTGTGGTTTGAATCGAAGGGCGATGCGGGCGCCATCCACCGCAATGCCGACGGCTCGGTCGACATCGGCCAGGCGCAGATCAACTCGATCCACTTCAGTACGCTGGCCCGCTACGGCGTGCCGCGCCGCGCGCTGACCGACGCCTGCGTCAACGTGTTCGTGGCGGCGTGGCTGCTCAAGCAAAAAATGGTTCGCCATGGAAACACGTGGCGGGCCATCGGCGCGTACCACTCGGAAACGCCTGTCCACCGCGACGCCTATGCGCGC encodes:
- a CDS encoding lytic transglycosylase domain-containing protein — its product is MPLARPLRLSCSRVVAALVLAASSVAAHAASGDCFEQAGTYQGVNPTVLRAIVWFESKGDAGAIHRNADGSVDIGQAQINSIHFSTLARYGVPRRALTDACVNVFVAAWLLKQKMVRHGNTWRAIGAYHSETPVHRDAYARSIQRVLMSWGELRADR